One Rhizobiales bacterium GAS188 DNA window includes the following coding sequences:
- a CDS encoding mannose-1-phosphate guanylyltransferase yields MKVVIQCGGMGTRLRPYTMILPKPLMPVGSKPVLERLLKWLRRNGTQDIYITTGYLGGLIRAVCGDGRQWDVRIKYTEEREPLGTIGPLSLLRDQLDSTFLVINGDILTDLHFNAFTTYHRERSSALTIATATRTTKMDYGVIEGTAGRVTQFREKPILSQLVSMGIYCMEPQVLDYIPSGVAFGFDDLMLCVMERGIPVHTFNHNGLWLDVGRVQDFQQAQELNWDDQPPAFEVVAAA; encoded by the coding sequence ATGAAAGTGGTAATTCAGTGTGGTGGCATGGGTACACGCCTAAGGCCATACACGATGATTTTACCGAAGCCGCTCATGCCCGTCGGGTCAAAGCCGGTCTTGGAGCGTCTCCTGAAATGGCTACGCAGGAATGGCACGCAGGATATCTATATTACCACCGGGTATCTCGGGGGGTTGATTCGGGCAGTATGCGGCGATGGCAGACAATGGGACGTCCGCATAAAGTACACGGAAGAGCGCGAGCCTCTCGGTACAATTGGCCCCTTGAGCCTGTTGCGCGACCAGTTAGACAGCACCTTCCTGGTCATCAACGGCGATATTCTGACAGATCTCCACTTCAACGCCTTCACGACGTACCATCGCGAACGAAGCAGCGCCTTGACGATAGCCACTGCCACCAGGACTACCAAGATGGATTACGGCGTGATCGAAGGTACAGCCGGTCGCGTCACTCAGTTCAGGGAAAAGCCGATCCTTTCCCAACTGGTGAGCATGGGGATCTATTGCATGGAACCTCAAGTGCTTGACTACATTCCCTCGGGCGTTGCGTTCGGCTTCGATGACCTCATGCTCTGCGTCATGGAGCGAGGCATACCCGTTCATACCTTCAATCACAACGGGCTTTGGCTGGATGTTGGACGGGTTCAGGATTTCCAACAGGCGCAGGAGCTCAATTGGGACGACCAGCCACCAGCGTTTGAAGTCGTCGCTGCGGCCTAG